The sequence ATTGCGCGGACGCCGGGGGCAAAGCGGGGGCAGTTGGATGCCGAGTTTATGGACGGCAGCAGTTTGCAGGCGCTTTACCGCAAGTCAGGCAAGACATGGGTGGCGGTACATTGGGCCATTGGGGCCACCGATGTTTGGTATGCCGACCCTGCGTTTTGCCCGGAATATCAAGCGGTTATTCCTGAGGTTTGCGGCGGTTAGCCAGCCTTTGAGGCCGCAAGGCTCAGCAAGCCGCCAGCATGGCGGCGGATGCTACCATCAAGTTCGAGATCGGTGAGTACGGGAGAGATATTCGCGGCAGGCGCCTTGAGGTCTCGGATCAGCTGATCCTCGGCCAAGGGGGAAGGGCCGAGCCGGTCAAGGATCTTCTGGTGCAGGGCGGCGGTGTCTTGCAGGCTTCGCTTGGGTGGCGCGGTCCGCGGTGGTGGGTCGAGCGGTATTTCCGCCTGTTTTCCAAGGTCTTGGATGGTATTTTGTACGGGCCCAAGGACTTCGATTACATCTTCCGCATTACGCACCAGATGTGCCCCGTCACGTATCAACATATTGCAGCCCGAAGCACGGGCATCGAAGGGGTGGCCGGGCACCGCCAGCACCTCTCGGCCCTGATCAAGGGCGGTGCGGGCGGTGATCAAACTACCGGATTTGGCGGCGGCTTCGACCACGATGGTTGCGCGGCACAACCCGCTTATGATCCTGTTTCTGCGAGGGAAATGGCGCGCTTGGGGCACCATTCCCAGGGGTTGCTCTGACAGGCGTAACCCGGTTTTGGCGATGTCTTCTGCCAATCGTGTGTTTTCGGCGGGGTACATGACATCGACGCCTCCGGCCAATACGGCCACGGTGCCGGTGTCGAGCGTGGCGGCATGTGCGGCAGTATCGATGCCGCGGGCCAGACCAGAGACCACGATAAACCCTTTCGCGGTCAGGTCTGCGGCAAGGCCTTTGGCCATGCGCTGACCTAGGGAAGAGGCATTGCGCGCGCCCACCATGGCCACAAGAGGGTGGCCAAGAATATCCATGTTGCCGATTGCCCACAGGATCGGGGGCGCGTCGGAAATTTCGGCCAATTCAAGGGGATAGAGAGGATCCCCTATGCAAAGCATTCGTGCCCCGGCCTGTTGGGCCGCGTGTAGTTCGGCACGGGCCACGCCCTCTGGGCAGACCTCGTATTTTTCGACACCTGCGGCTTTGGCGACCTCTGGCAAAGCGGCAAGCGCCGCCTTTGCCGTTCCGTGTTCTTTCATCAGCCGATGAAAGGTGGAGGGACCAACACGGCGAGATCGCAAGAGGCGAAGCCACGACACCCGATCATCTTCCGTGGTGGGTGGGA comes from Roseovarius bejariae and encodes:
- the dprA gene encoding DNA-processing protein DprA, with translation MTEDTHPSTHPPLPPTTEDDRVSWLRLLRSRRVGPSTFHRLMKEHGTAKAALAALPEVAKAAGVEKYEVCPEGVARAELHAAQQAGARMLCIGDPLYPLELAEISDAPPILWAIGNMDILGHPLVAMVGARNASSLGQRMAKGLAADLTAKGFIVVSGLARGIDTAAHAATLDTGTVAVLAGGVDVMYPAENTRLAEDIAKTGLRLSEQPLGMVPQARHFPRRNRIISGLCRATIVVEAAAKSGSLITARTALDQGREVLAVPGHPFDARASGCNMLIRDGAHLVRNAEDVIEVLGPVQNTIQDLGKQAEIPLDPPPRTAPPKRSLQDTAALHQKILDRLGPSPLAEDQLIRDLKAPAANISPVLTDLELDGSIRRHAGGLLSLAASKAG